In a genomic window of Ipomoea triloba cultivar NCNSP0323 chromosome 3, ASM357664v1:
- the LOC116014251 gene encoding glutamate receptor 3.6-like isoform X3, with protein sequence MGTDTLAIIGPQSSVIAHAISHIANEIHVPLLSFSATDPALSPLQYPFFVRTSPNDMFQMAAIASIVEYYHWKAVIAIYVDDEYGRSGIAALADQLAMRRCQISCKAPLKPRATLEEVRDTLTQLALTESRIIVVHTYPYRGLDIFSQAKSLGMTESGYVWIATHWLSTIIDTVGPLSPDVMDNLQGTITLRTYVPDSEEKRKFVSRWSDLAKRIDTNSSLGMCTYGLYAYDTVWLLARALDAFFKQGGNISFSIDRADFNPYSINVFDGGKLLLDNILKTNITGVTGLFKFTSDRELYRPAFEVINVIGSGMRRVGYWSNYSGLSVVHPDSLYSYPSSRVPSNQQLYPVVWTGETVQKPRGWVFPNSGEPLKVGVPIRAGFNKFVEQIPGSDMFQGHCIEVFTTALNYLPYAVPYKFVPFGEANNTELVRQISEGVFDAGVGFIAIATSRIEMVDFTQPYMETGLVVVAQFKERGSSAYWAFLRPFTPMMWCVTGMFFLTIGAAIWILEHRLNDDFRGPARKQIETIVWFGFLTFFSANKENTFRIVSTLGRLVLLVWLFVVLIINSSYTANLTSILMAQHLSSPIKGIESLVTNNGPIGYHRGSIARDYMIEELHIHESRLVPFDAIEDFAKALRNGPEKGGVVAVVGDRAYMELFLSTHCEFCIVGDEFTRNGWGFAFPKDSPLAVDMSTAILEMSENGELQRIHDKWLLGRACMSQNTKLEVNRFEVKSFLGLFLTCGFACLLALLLHFIMAHIS encoded by the exons ATGGGGACCGACACCTTGGCCATAATTGGCCCCCAATCTTCAGTCATAGCTCATGCGATTTCCCACATCGCAAATGAGATCCATGTCCCTCTATTGTCTTTCTCTGCCACTGATCCTGCTCTCTCTCCCCTTCAGTATCCGTTCTTTGTCAGGACCTCACCAAATGATATGTTTCAGATGGCTGCAATAGCATCAATCGTCGAATACTATCACTGGAAAGCAGTGATTGCTATATATGTAGATGATGAGTATGGAAGGAGTGGCATTGCTGCATTAGCAGATCAACTGGCTATGAGGCGATGTCAGATCTCTTGTAAAGCACCTCTGAAACCTCGAGCAACGTTGGAAGAAGTGAGGGATACCTTAACTCAGCTGGCTTTAACTGAATCGCGAATTATTGTTGTTCACACTTATCCTTATAGGGGGCTGGATATATTTTCTCAGGCGAAGAGTTTAGGAATGACAGAAAGTGGGTATGTGTGGATTGCCACGCATTGGCTCTCTACTATCATTGACACCGTAGGTCCCCTTTCTCCAGACGTAATGGACAATCTTCAAGGAACTATTACATTACGCACATATGTTCCAGAttcagaagaaaagaggaagtTTGTGTCTAGGTGGAGCGATTTGGCCAAAAGAATTGATACTAATAGTAGTTTAGGGATGTGCACTTATGGTTTATATGCTTATGACACTGTGTGGCTGCTTGCTCGTGCTCTTGATGCATTCTTTAAACAAGGTGGAAACATTTCATTTTCCATAGATCGAGCGGACTTTAATCCTTATTCTATCAATGTGTTTGATGGAGGGAAGTTATTGCTGGACAACATTTTGAAGACCAATATAACCGGGGTGACAGGACTATTCAAATTTACCTCAGATAGAGAACTCTATCGCCCTGCGTTTGAAGTTATTAATGTGATTGGAAGTGGAATGAGGAGAGTTGGTTACTGGTCTAATTACTCTGGGTTATCAGTAGTGCATCCTGACTCTCTCTACTCTTATCCGTCAAGTCGCGTACCTTCTAATCAACAACTATATCCCGTTGTCTGGACAGGAGAAACAGTACAGAAGCCTCGAGGGTGGGTCTTTCCAAACTCTGGGGAGCCACTGAAAGTTGGAGTCCCTATTCGAGCTGGATTTAATAAATTTGTTGAACAAATACCAGGTTCTGATATGTTCCAAGGGCACTGTATTGAGGTCTTCACAACTGCACTAAACTATTTGCCATATGCTGTACCATACAAATTTGTCCCCTTTGGAGAAGCAAACAATACAGAACTCGTGCGCCAGATCAGTGAAGGG GTTTTTGATGCAGGTGTGGGTTTCATTGCAATCGCAACTAGTCGGATAGAAATGGTTGATTTTACACAGCCTTATATGGAAACAGGTCTAGTTGTGGTGGCACAATTTAAAGAGAGGGGCTCTAGTGCTTATTGGGCTTTTCTTAGGCCATTTACTCCTATGATGTGGTGTGTCACCGGAATGTTTTTTCTTACCATTGGGGCAGCAATTTGGATTTTGGAGCATAGATTGAATGACGATTTCCGTGGACCTGCTAGAAAGCAAATTGAAACTATTGTTTG GTTTGgttttttgacatttttctcTGCCAACA AAGAAAACACATTTAGAATTGTGAGCACCTTAGGACGGCTTGTCCTTCTGGTATGGCTATTTGtggttttaataataaactctAGTTACACAGCCAACCTTACCTCAATCCTCATGGCTCAACACCTTTCTTCCCCAATCAAAGGAATTGAAAGTTTGGTAACAAACAATGGCCCCATTGGTTACCACCGTGGTTCAATTGCTCGCGATTATATGATTgaagaactccacattcatgAATCCAGGCTGGTTCCTTTTGATGCGATAGAAGATTTTGCTAAAGCTTTAAGAAATGGTCCCGAAAAAGGTGGTGTTGTGGCTGTGGTAGGCGACCGTGCTTATATGGAACTCTTCCTCTCAACCCACTGTGAATTCTGTATTGTGGGCGATGAGTTCACCAGAAACGGATGGGGATTT GCGTTTCCGAAAGACTCTCCTCTGGCAGTTGACATGTCAACTGCAATTCTGGAAATGTCAGAGAATGGAGAGCTTCAAAGGATCCATGACAAGTGGCTGCTGGGAAGGGCTTGCATGTCGCAAAACACAAAGCTTGAAGTTAACCGATTTGAAGTGAAGAGCTTCTTAGGGCTTTTCTTAACGTGCGGATTTGCATGCCTTTTAGCCTTGCTGCTGCACTTCATTATGGCACATATTAGCTAG
- the LOC116014251 gene encoding glutamate receptor 3.6-like isoform X1, with amino-acid sequence MILIFHCCLISLFLKFELYLLSVQNRVEIWPVLIAQFNMKLFWALMFTVLYCEYLSQGVNSTLSARPSVVNIGCILTLRSNVGKIAKLVIETAVEDINSNPAVLGGTKLNITFLDNKSNGLLGIIEAINYMGTDTLAIIGPQSSVIAHAISHIANEIHVPLLSFSATDPALSPLQYPFFVRTSPNDMFQMAAIASIVEYYHWKAVIAIYVDDEYGRSGIAALADQLAMRRCQISCKAPLKPRATLEEVRDTLTQLALTESRIIVVHTYPYRGLDIFSQAKSLGMTESGYVWIATHWLSTIIDTVGPLSPDVMDNLQGTITLRTYVPDSEEKRKFVSRWSDLAKRIDTNSSLGMCTYGLYAYDTVWLLARALDAFFKQGGNISFSIDRADFNPYSINVFDGGKLLLDNILKTNITGVTGLFKFTSDRELYRPAFEVINVIGSGMRRVGYWSNYSGLSVVHPDSLYSYPSSRVPSNQQLYPVVWTGETVQKPRGWVFPNSGEPLKVGVPIRAGFNKFVEQIPGSDMFQGHCIEVFTTALNYLPYAVPYKFVPFGEANNTELVRQISEGVFDAGVGFIAIATSRIEMVDFTQPYMETGLVVVAQFKERGSSAYWAFLRPFTPMMWCVTGMFFLTIGAAIWILEHRLNDDFRGPARKQIETIVWFGFLTFFSANKENTFRIVSTLGRLVLLVWLFVVLIINSSYTANLTSILMAQHLSSPIKGIESLVTNNGPIGYHRGSIARDYMIEELHIHESRLVPFDAIEDFAKALRNGPEKGGVVAVVGDRAYMELFLSTHCEFCIVGDEFTRNGWGFAFPKDSPLAVDMSTAILEMSENGELQRIHDKWLLGRACMSQNTKLEVNRFEVKSFLGLFLTCGFACLLALLLHFIMAHIS; translated from the exons ATGATTTTGATATTCCATTGCTGTTTAATTTCCTTATTCTTGAAATTTGAGTTATATTTACTTTCTGTGCAAAACAGGGTAGAAATCTGGCCGGTTTTGATCGCTCAATTCAATATGAAACTGTTTTGGGCATTGATGTTCACAGTTCTCTACTGTGAGTATTTGTCCCAAGGGGTTAATTCAACTCTTTCTGCAAGGCCTAGTGTTGTGAACATTGGGTGTATTCTTACATTGAGGTCTAACGTTGGTAAAATTGCAAAATTGGTAATAGAAACTGCAGTAGAAGATATCAATTCTAATCCAGCTGTTCTTGGAGGAACCAAGTTGAATATCACCTTCCTTGATAACAAATCCAATGGATTGCTGGGGATAATTGAAG CTATAAACTACATGGGGACCGACACCTTGGCCATAATTGGCCCCCAATCTTCAGTCATAGCTCATGCGATTTCCCACATCGCAAATGAGATCCATGTCCCTCTATTGTCTTTCTCTGCCACTGATCCTGCTCTCTCTCCCCTTCAGTATCCGTTCTTTGTCAGGACCTCACCAAATGATATGTTTCAGATGGCTGCAATAGCATCAATCGTCGAATACTATCACTGGAAAGCAGTGATTGCTATATATGTAGATGATGAGTATGGAAGGAGTGGCATTGCTGCATTAGCAGATCAACTGGCTATGAGGCGATGTCAGATCTCTTGTAAAGCACCTCTGAAACCTCGAGCAACGTTGGAAGAAGTGAGGGATACCTTAACTCAGCTGGCTTTAACTGAATCGCGAATTATTGTTGTTCACACTTATCCTTATAGGGGGCTGGATATATTTTCTCAGGCGAAGAGTTTAGGAATGACAGAAAGTGGGTATGTGTGGATTGCCACGCATTGGCTCTCTACTATCATTGACACCGTAGGTCCCCTTTCTCCAGACGTAATGGACAATCTTCAAGGAACTATTACATTACGCACATATGTTCCAGAttcagaagaaaagaggaagtTTGTGTCTAGGTGGAGCGATTTGGCCAAAAGAATTGATACTAATAGTAGTTTAGGGATGTGCACTTATGGTTTATATGCTTATGACACTGTGTGGCTGCTTGCTCGTGCTCTTGATGCATTCTTTAAACAAGGTGGAAACATTTCATTTTCCATAGATCGAGCGGACTTTAATCCTTATTCTATCAATGTGTTTGATGGAGGGAAGTTATTGCTGGACAACATTTTGAAGACCAATATAACCGGGGTGACAGGACTATTCAAATTTACCTCAGATAGAGAACTCTATCGCCCTGCGTTTGAAGTTATTAATGTGATTGGAAGTGGAATGAGGAGAGTTGGTTACTGGTCTAATTACTCTGGGTTATCAGTAGTGCATCCTGACTCTCTCTACTCTTATCCGTCAAGTCGCGTACCTTCTAATCAACAACTATATCCCGTTGTCTGGACAGGAGAAACAGTACAGAAGCCTCGAGGGTGGGTCTTTCCAAACTCTGGGGAGCCACTGAAAGTTGGAGTCCCTATTCGAGCTGGATTTAATAAATTTGTTGAACAAATACCAGGTTCTGATATGTTCCAAGGGCACTGTATTGAGGTCTTCACAACTGCACTAAACTATTTGCCATATGCTGTACCATACAAATTTGTCCCCTTTGGAGAAGCAAACAATACAGAACTCGTGCGCCAGATCAGTGAAGGG GTTTTTGATGCAGGTGTGGGTTTCATTGCAATCGCAACTAGTCGGATAGAAATGGTTGATTTTACACAGCCTTATATGGAAACAGGTCTAGTTGTGGTGGCACAATTTAAAGAGAGGGGCTCTAGTGCTTATTGGGCTTTTCTTAGGCCATTTACTCCTATGATGTGGTGTGTCACCGGAATGTTTTTTCTTACCATTGGGGCAGCAATTTGGATTTTGGAGCATAGATTGAATGACGATTTCCGTGGACCTGCTAGAAAGCAAATTGAAACTATTGTTTG GTTTGgttttttgacatttttctcTGCCAACA AAGAAAACACATTTAGAATTGTGAGCACCTTAGGACGGCTTGTCCTTCTGGTATGGCTATTTGtggttttaataataaactctAGTTACACAGCCAACCTTACCTCAATCCTCATGGCTCAACACCTTTCTTCCCCAATCAAAGGAATTGAAAGTTTGGTAACAAACAATGGCCCCATTGGTTACCACCGTGGTTCAATTGCTCGCGATTATATGATTgaagaactccacattcatgAATCCAGGCTGGTTCCTTTTGATGCGATAGAAGATTTTGCTAAAGCTTTAAGAAATGGTCCCGAAAAAGGTGGTGTTGTGGCTGTGGTAGGCGACCGTGCTTATATGGAACTCTTCCTCTCAACCCACTGTGAATTCTGTATTGTGGGCGATGAGTTCACCAGAAACGGATGGGGATTT GCGTTTCCGAAAGACTCTCCTCTGGCAGTTGACATGTCAACTGCAATTCTGGAAATGTCAGAGAATGGAGAGCTTCAAAGGATCCATGACAAGTGGCTGCTGGGAAGGGCTTGCATGTCGCAAAACACAAAGCTTGAAGTTAACCGATTTGAAGTGAAGAGCTTCTTAGGGCTTTTCTTAACGTGCGGATTTGCATGCCTTTTAGCCTTGCTGCTGCACTTCATTATGGCACATATTAGCTAG
- the LOC116014251 gene encoding glutamate receptor 3.3-like isoform X4, with translation MILIFHCCLISLFLKFELYLLSVQNRVEIWPVLIAQFNMKLFWALMFTVLYCEYLSQGVNSTLSARPSVVNIGCILTLRSNVGKIAKLVIETAVEDINSNPAVLGGTKLNITFLDNKSNGLLGIIEAINYMGTDTLAIIGPQSSVIAHAISHIANEIHVPLLSFSATDPALSPLQYPFFVRTSPNDMFQMAAIASIVEYYHWKAVIAIYVDDEYGRSGIAALADQLAMRRCQISCKAPLKPRATLEEVRDTLTQLALTESRIIVVHTYPYRGLDIFSQAKSLGMTESGYVWIATHWLSTIIDTVGPLSPDVMDNLQGTITLRTYVPDSEEKRKFVSRWSDLAKRIDTNSSLGMCTYGLYAYDTVWLLARALDAFFKQGGNISFSIDRADFNPYSINVFDGGKLLLDNILKTNITGVTGLFKFTSDRELYRPAFEVINVIGSGMRRVGYWSNYSGLSVVHPDSLYSYPSSRVPSNQQLYPVVWTGETVQKPRGWVFPNSGEPLKVGVPIRAGFNKFVEQIPGSDMFQGHCIEVFTTALNYLPYAVPYKFVPFGEANNTELVRQISEGVFDAGVGFIAIATSRIEMVDFTQPYMETGLVVVAQFKERGSSAYWAFLRPFTPMMWCVTGMFFLTIGAAIWILEHRLNDDFRGPARKQIETIVWFGFLTFFSANKENTFRIVSTLGRLVLLELKVW, from the exons ATGATTTTGATATTCCATTGCTGTTTAATTTCCTTATTCTTGAAATTTGAGTTATATTTACTTTCTGTGCAAAACAGGGTAGAAATCTGGCCGGTTTTGATCGCTCAATTCAATATGAAACTGTTTTGGGCATTGATGTTCACAGTTCTCTACTGTGAGTATTTGTCCCAAGGGGTTAATTCAACTCTTTCTGCAAGGCCTAGTGTTGTGAACATTGGGTGTATTCTTACATTGAGGTCTAACGTTGGTAAAATTGCAAAATTGGTAATAGAAACTGCAGTAGAAGATATCAATTCTAATCCAGCTGTTCTTGGAGGAACCAAGTTGAATATCACCTTCCTTGATAACAAATCCAATGGATTGCTGGGGATAATTGAAG CTATAAACTACATGGGGACCGACACCTTGGCCATAATTGGCCCCCAATCTTCAGTCATAGCTCATGCGATTTCCCACATCGCAAATGAGATCCATGTCCCTCTATTGTCTTTCTCTGCCACTGATCCTGCTCTCTCTCCCCTTCAGTATCCGTTCTTTGTCAGGACCTCACCAAATGATATGTTTCAGATGGCTGCAATAGCATCAATCGTCGAATACTATCACTGGAAAGCAGTGATTGCTATATATGTAGATGATGAGTATGGAAGGAGTGGCATTGCTGCATTAGCAGATCAACTGGCTATGAGGCGATGTCAGATCTCTTGTAAAGCACCTCTGAAACCTCGAGCAACGTTGGAAGAAGTGAGGGATACCTTAACTCAGCTGGCTTTAACTGAATCGCGAATTATTGTTGTTCACACTTATCCTTATAGGGGGCTGGATATATTTTCTCAGGCGAAGAGTTTAGGAATGACAGAAAGTGGGTATGTGTGGATTGCCACGCATTGGCTCTCTACTATCATTGACACCGTAGGTCCCCTTTCTCCAGACGTAATGGACAATCTTCAAGGAACTATTACATTACGCACATATGTTCCAGAttcagaagaaaagaggaagtTTGTGTCTAGGTGGAGCGATTTGGCCAAAAGAATTGATACTAATAGTAGTTTAGGGATGTGCACTTATGGTTTATATGCTTATGACACTGTGTGGCTGCTTGCTCGTGCTCTTGATGCATTCTTTAAACAAGGTGGAAACATTTCATTTTCCATAGATCGAGCGGACTTTAATCCTTATTCTATCAATGTGTTTGATGGAGGGAAGTTATTGCTGGACAACATTTTGAAGACCAATATAACCGGGGTGACAGGACTATTCAAATTTACCTCAGATAGAGAACTCTATCGCCCTGCGTTTGAAGTTATTAATGTGATTGGAAGTGGAATGAGGAGAGTTGGTTACTGGTCTAATTACTCTGGGTTATCAGTAGTGCATCCTGACTCTCTCTACTCTTATCCGTCAAGTCGCGTACCTTCTAATCAACAACTATATCCCGTTGTCTGGACAGGAGAAACAGTACAGAAGCCTCGAGGGTGGGTCTTTCCAAACTCTGGGGAGCCACTGAAAGTTGGAGTCCCTATTCGAGCTGGATTTAATAAATTTGTTGAACAAATACCAGGTTCTGATATGTTCCAAGGGCACTGTATTGAGGTCTTCACAACTGCACTAAACTATTTGCCATATGCTGTACCATACAAATTTGTCCCCTTTGGAGAAGCAAACAATACAGAACTCGTGCGCCAGATCAGTGAAGGG GTTTTTGATGCAGGTGTGGGTTTCATTGCAATCGCAACTAGTCGGATAGAAATGGTTGATTTTACACAGCCTTATATGGAAACAGGTCTAGTTGTGGTGGCACAATTTAAAGAGAGGGGCTCTAGTGCTTATTGGGCTTTTCTTAGGCCATTTACTCCTATGATGTGGTGTGTCACCGGAATGTTTTTTCTTACCATTGGGGCAGCAATTTGGATTTTGGAGCATAGATTGAATGACGATTTCCGTGGACCTGCTAGAAAGCAAATTGAAACTATTGTTTG GTTTGgttttttgacatttttctcTGCCAACA AAGAAAACACATTTAGAATTGTGAGCACCTTAGGACGGCTTGTCCTTCTG GAATTGAAAGTTTGGTAA
- the LOC116014251 gene encoding glutamate receptor 3.6-like isoform X2 — MKLFWALMFTVLYCEYLSQGVNSTLSARPSVVNIGCILTLRSNVGKIAKLVIETAVEDINSNPAVLGGTKLNITFLDNKSNGLLGIIEAINYMGTDTLAIIGPQSSVIAHAISHIANEIHVPLLSFSATDPALSPLQYPFFVRTSPNDMFQMAAIASIVEYYHWKAVIAIYVDDEYGRSGIAALADQLAMRRCQISCKAPLKPRATLEEVRDTLTQLALTESRIIVVHTYPYRGLDIFSQAKSLGMTESGYVWIATHWLSTIIDTVGPLSPDVMDNLQGTITLRTYVPDSEEKRKFVSRWSDLAKRIDTNSSLGMCTYGLYAYDTVWLLARALDAFFKQGGNISFSIDRADFNPYSINVFDGGKLLLDNILKTNITGVTGLFKFTSDRELYRPAFEVINVIGSGMRRVGYWSNYSGLSVVHPDSLYSYPSSRVPSNQQLYPVVWTGETVQKPRGWVFPNSGEPLKVGVPIRAGFNKFVEQIPGSDMFQGHCIEVFTTALNYLPYAVPYKFVPFGEANNTELVRQISEGVFDAGVGFIAIATSRIEMVDFTQPYMETGLVVVAQFKERGSSAYWAFLRPFTPMMWCVTGMFFLTIGAAIWILEHRLNDDFRGPARKQIETIVWFGFLTFFSANKENTFRIVSTLGRLVLLVWLFVVLIINSSYTANLTSILMAQHLSSPIKGIESLVTNNGPIGYHRGSIARDYMIEELHIHESRLVPFDAIEDFAKALRNGPEKGGVVAVVGDRAYMELFLSTHCEFCIVGDEFTRNGWGFAFPKDSPLAVDMSTAILEMSENGELQRIHDKWLLGRACMSQNTKLEVNRFEVKSFLGLFLTCGFACLLALLLHFIMAHIS, encoded by the exons ATGAAACTGTTTTGGGCATTGATGTTCACAGTTCTCTACTGTGAGTATTTGTCCCAAGGGGTTAATTCAACTCTTTCTGCAAGGCCTAGTGTTGTGAACATTGGGTGTATTCTTACATTGAGGTCTAACGTTGGTAAAATTGCAAAATTGGTAATAGAAACTGCAGTAGAAGATATCAATTCTAATCCAGCTGTTCTTGGAGGAACCAAGTTGAATATCACCTTCCTTGATAACAAATCCAATGGATTGCTGGGGATAATTGAAG CTATAAACTACATGGGGACCGACACCTTGGCCATAATTGGCCCCCAATCTTCAGTCATAGCTCATGCGATTTCCCACATCGCAAATGAGATCCATGTCCCTCTATTGTCTTTCTCTGCCACTGATCCTGCTCTCTCTCCCCTTCAGTATCCGTTCTTTGTCAGGACCTCACCAAATGATATGTTTCAGATGGCTGCAATAGCATCAATCGTCGAATACTATCACTGGAAAGCAGTGATTGCTATATATGTAGATGATGAGTATGGAAGGAGTGGCATTGCTGCATTAGCAGATCAACTGGCTATGAGGCGATGTCAGATCTCTTGTAAAGCACCTCTGAAACCTCGAGCAACGTTGGAAGAAGTGAGGGATACCTTAACTCAGCTGGCTTTAACTGAATCGCGAATTATTGTTGTTCACACTTATCCTTATAGGGGGCTGGATATATTTTCTCAGGCGAAGAGTTTAGGAATGACAGAAAGTGGGTATGTGTGGATTGCCACGCATTGGCTCTCTACTATCATTGACACCGTAGGTCCCCTTTCTCCAGACGTAATGGACAATCTTCAAGGAACTATTACATTACGCACATATGTTCCAGAttcagaagaaaagaggaagtTTGTGTCTAGGTGGAGCGATTTGGCCAAAAGAATTGATACTAATAGTAGTTTAGGGATGTGCACTTATGGTTTATATGCTTATGACACTGTGTGGCTGCTTGCTCGTGCTCTTGATGCATTCTTTAAACAAGGTGGAAACATTTCATTTTCCATAGATCGAGCGGACTTTAATCCTTATTCTATCAATGTGTTTGATGGAGGGAAGTTATTGCTGGACAACATTTTGAAGACCAATATAACCGGGGTGACAGGACTATTCAAATTTACCTCAGATAGAGAACTCTATCGCCCTGCGTTTGAAGTTATTAATGTGATTGGAAGTGGAATGAGGAGAGTTGGTTACTGGTCTAATTACTCTGGGTTATCAGTAGTGCATCCTGACTCTCTCTACTCTTATCCGTCAAGTCGCGTACCTTCTAATCAACAACTATATCCCGTTGTCTGGACAGGAGAAACAGTACAGAAGCCTCGAGGGTGGGTCTTTCCAAACTCTGGGGAGCCACTGAAAGTTGGAGTCCCTATTCGAGCTGGATTTAATAAATTTGTTGAACAAATACCAGGTTCTGATATGTTCCAAGGGCACTGTATTGAGGTCTTCACAACTGCACTAAACTATTTGCCATATGCTGTACCATACAAATTTGTCCCCTTTGGAGAAGCAAACAATACAGAACTCGTGCGCCAGATCAGTGAAGGG GTTTTTGATGCAGGTGTGGGTTTCATTGCAATCGCAACTAGTCGGATAGAAATGGTTGATTTTACACAGCCTTATATGGAAACAGGTCTAGTTGTGGTGGCACAATTTAAAGAGAGGGGCTCTAGTGCTTATTGGGCTTTTCTTAGGCCATTTACTCCTATGATGTGGTGTGTCACCGGAATGTTTTTTCTTACCATTGGGGCAGCAATTTGGATTTTGGAGCATAGATTGAATGACGATTTCCGTGGACCTGCTAGAAAGCAAATTGAAACTATTGTTTG GTTTGgttttttgacatttttctcTGCCAACA AAGAAAACACATTTAGAATTGTGAGCACCTTAGGACGGCTTGTCCTTCTGGTATGGCTATTTGtggttttaataataaactctAGTTACACAGCCAACCTTACCTCAATCCTCATGGCTCAACACCTTTCTTCCCCAATCAAAGGAATTGAAAGTTTGGTAACAAACAATGGCCCCATTGGTTACCACCGTGGTTCAATTGCTCGCGATTATATGATTgaagaactccacattcatgAATCCAGGCTGGTTCCTTTTGATGCGATAGAAGATTTTGCTAAAGCTTTAAGAAATGGTCCCGAAAAAGGTGGTGTTGTGGCTGTGGTAGGCGACCGTGCTTATATGGAACTCTTCCTCTCAACCCACTGTGAATTCTGTATTGTGGGCGATGAGTTCACCAGAAACGGATGGGGATTT GCGTTTCCGAAAGACTCTCCTCTGGCAGTTGACATGTCAACTGCAATTCTGGAAATGTCAGAGAATGGAGAGCTTCAAAGGATCCATGACAAGTGGCTGCTGGGAAGGGCTTGCATGTCGCAAAACACAAAGCTTGAAGTTAACCGATTTGAAGTGAAGAGCTTCTTAGGGCTTTTCTTAACGTGCGGATTTGCATGCCTTTTAGCCTTGCTGCTGCACTTCATTATGGCACATATTAGCTAG